In a genomic window of Thalassotalea piscium:
- a CDS encoding TolC family protein, producing the protein MKLNSSNLTSLSTALILGLSVFSAQAEKVVSLEQAITLAQQNDPWLHGSRLKQSAVENRSIASGTLPDPKVSLGIMNLPTDTWDLDQEGMTQLKVGVSQMFPRGDSLEIKKDQLQIESTKFPLLREDRKAKLKSQVSQLWLDAYLAQQTIKLIEDDWSLFEQMAEVAKASYSNVVGKTRQQDVIRAQLEIVQLDDRLTSQKQKLETTIARLNEWLHIYDADRLNESFNFDAQPLEFRVSKKLPAITLNNPTVLKASNYSRNLLAQELSNHPAILAIDIKRKASEKGIELAKQQYEPQWGVNASYAYRDNMPSGDSRADLFSVGVTFDLPLFTENRQDKQVAASIADSETIKTEKLLLTKQMISVLEKELRQLKRLSDRQSIYQEQLLKQTHDQAEASLTAYTNDDGDFAEVVRARIAELNARISALRIDVDALKTVVRINYLFAHSQSNSNAEHKSKHTSHKTNQLLSSQQFGEK; encoded by the coding sequence ATGAAATTGAACTCTTCAAACCTTACTTCACTTTCAACTGCATTAATACTCGGCTTATCTGTATTCTCAGCTCAAGCTGAGAAAGTAGTGTCGCTTGAACAAGCTATCACCTTAGCTCAGCAAAATGATCCTTGGCTTCATGGTAGCCGATTGAAACAAAGTGCAGTTGAAAATAGAAGTATTGCTTCAGGTACTTTGCCTGATCCGAAAGTATCGCTAGGGATAATGAATTTACCAACAGATACTTGGGATTTAGATCAGGAAGGAATGACTCAGCTAAAGGTTGGCGTCTCTCAAATGTTTCCGAGAGGCGACAGTCTAGAGATCAAGAAAGACCAGTTACAAATTGAGTCCACGAAATTTCCACTGTTACGAGAGGATCGTAAAGCTAAGTTGAAAAGCCAAGTGTCACAACTTTGGTTAGATGCTTACTTAGCCCAACAAACTATTAAATTGATTGAAGATGATTGGTCTCTCTTTGAGCAGATGGCGGAAGTGGCTAAAGCTAGCTATTCAAACGTTGTTGGTAAAACTAGACAGCAAGATGTTATTCGTGCTCAGTTGGAAATCGTGCAGTTAGATGACAGATTAACTTCGCAAAAGCAGAAACTAGAAACGACAATCGCTCGTCTCAATGAGTGGCTTCATATTTACGATGCGGATCGTTTGAATGAATCATTCAACTTTGACGCGCAACCATTAGAGTTTAGGGTTTCTAAAAAGTTACCTGCAATTACTCTGAATAATCCAACAGTCCTAAAAGCATCTAATTACTCAAGAAATCTATTGGCTCAGGAGCTTTCGAATCACCCAGCCATACTTGCAATTGATATAAAACGCAAAGCTTCAGAAAAAGGAATTGAGTTAGCCAAACAGCAATATGAGCCGCAATGGGGTGTTAATGCTAGTTATGCCTATCGCGACAATATGCCCTCTGGTGATAGCCGAGCTGATTTATTTTCTGTTGGGGTAACGTTTGATTTACCCTTGTTTACCGAGAACAGACAAGATAAGCAAGTTGCAGCTTCTATTGCAGATTCAGAGACTATTAAAACCGAGAAACTATTACTGACAAAGCAAATGATCAGTGTTTTAGAAAAAGAACTAAGACAGCTTAAACGCTTATCAGATAGACAATCTATCTATCAAGAACAACTCCTTAAACAAACTCATGACCAAGCAGAAGCGTCATTGACAGCCTACACAAATGATGATGGCGATTTTGCCGAAGTTGTTCGAGCAAGAATCGCAGAATTAAATGCCAGAATATCAGCCTTAAGAATTGATGTTGACGCACTTAAAACAGTTGTTCGTATCAACTATTTATTTGCGCATTCTCAATCTAACTCAAATGCTGAACATAAGTCGAAGCACACTTCGCACAAAACTAATCAGCTCTTATCCAGTCAGCAATTTGGAGAAAAATAA